In a single window of the Limnohabitans sp. 2KL-27 genome:
- a CDS encoding TRAP transporter substrate-binding protein translates to MLKRRNLVTLIAGTFLVASSAMAQFADRNIKFTNGVNEDHPVGVGVKKMQEVLAAKTGGKMKITAFWGGAAGGDLPATQALRAGTQEMVCTSSSPLVGIIKELGVFDLPFLFANEKEADAVLDGAAGKYFNAKLEAAGLVNLAYWENGFRNLTNSKRPVTKLEDFDGVKVRVMQNNIFLDTFKTLGTNAVPMAFGEVFTALETKTIDGQENPFVTIETSKFNEVQKFLSVTRHAYTPFLVLYSKKLWDQLNPQEQAVLREAAMEGQKVQRAANRALNEKSLASLKTKGMQVNEVSAAEQNRIRAKVASVYDKHKDSIGADAIKVVQDELKKSRGG, encoded by the coding sequence ATGTTGAAACGTAGAAATTTGGTGACATTGATCGCGGGCACCTTCTTGGTGGCCTCCAGCGCCATGGCGCAATTTGCCGATCGCAACATCAAGTTCACCAATGGCGTGAACGAAGACCACCCCGTCGGTGTGGGCGTCAAGAAGATGCAAGAAGTGCTGGCCGCAAAAACCGGCGGCAAGATGAAGATCACCGCCTTCTGGGGCGGTGCAGCGGGCGGCGACTTGCCAGCCACCCAAGCCTTGCGTGCAGGCACCCAAGAGATGGTGTGCACCTCCAGCTCGCCACTGGTGGGCATCATCAAAGAGTTGGGTGTGTTTGACTTGCCCTTCTTGTTTGCCAACGAGAAAGAGGCCGATGCCGTGCTCGATGGTGCAGCAGGCAAGTATTTCAATGCCAAGCTCGAAGCCGCTGGCCTGGTGAACCTGGCTTATTGGGAAAACGGTTTCCGAAACCTCACCAACAGCAAGCGCCCGGTGACCAAGCTGGAAGACTTCGATGGTGTGAAAGTTCGCGTGATGCAGAACAACATCTTCCTAGACACCTTCAAGACCCTGGGTACCAACGCTGTGCCCATGGCCTTTGGTGAGGTGTTCACTGCCCTGGAAACCAAGACCATCGATGGCCAGGAAAACCCTTTTGTGACGATTGAAACCTCCAAGTTCAATGAAGTGCAAAAGTTCCTCAGCGTGACGCGTCACGCGTACACACCTTTCCTGGTGCTCTACAGCAAAAAGCTGTGGGATCAGCTCAACCCCCAAGAGCAGGCCGTGTTGCGTGAAGCCGCCATGGAAGGTCAGAAAGTTCAACGTGCGGCCAATCGCGCTTTGAACGAAAAATCCTTGGCCAGCTTGAAGACCAAGGGCATGCAGGTCAACGAGGTGAGCGCAGCCGAGCAAAACCGCATCCGTGCCAAAGTCGCTTCGGTGTACGACAAGCACAAGGATTCGATTGGTGCCGACGCCATCAAGGTGGTGCAAGACGAGTTGAAGAAGTCACGCGGCGGTTGA
- a CDS encoding L-idonate 5-dehydrogenase, giving the protein MKSVVCHSAKDLRIEDTELPTLGDNQLRVNVAYGGICGSDLHYYQHGGFGTVRIKQPIALGHEISGVVDGVGAGVSGVPQGQRIAISPSRPCGQCRFCQAGQHNHCLNMRFYGSAMPFPHIQGGFSEQLIIEGYQAHPIADHLSLSEAALAEPLSVGLHAIQRAGSVLGKQVLVTGCGPIGSLLIGALRRAGAARIVAADIADLPLKCAKEMGADETINLKTQPQALDAYKVDKGQFDVVFEASGSEAALRVGLDTIVPRGVLITVGMGGDISLPMTQIVAKEVDLRGTFRFHAEFATAVRFLNEGLVNGKPVITRVLPLDRAIEAFDLAADKSQSLKVQISFQNA; this is encoded by the coding sequence ATGAAATCCGTTGTCTGCCATTCGGCCAAAGACCTGCGCATCGAAGACACCGAGCTGCCCACGTTGGGCGACAACCAATTGCGTGTGAATGTGGCCTATGGCGGCATTTGCGGCTCAGACCTGCATTACTACCAACACGGCGGCTTTGGCACCGTGCGCATCAAGCAGCCCATTGCGCTGGGACACGAAATCTCGGGTGTGGTCGATGGCGTGGGCGCGGGTGTGAGCGGCGTGCCTCAAGGCCAACGCATCGCCATCTCGCCTTCGCGCCCTTGCGGCCAGTGCCGGTTTTGCCAGGCGGGGCAGCACAACCATTGCCTGAACATGCGCTTTTACGGCAGCGCCATGCCTTTCCCCCACATCCAAGGCGGTTTCAGTGAACAACTGATCATCGAGGGGTATCAAGCCCACCCGATTGCAGACCACCTGAGCCTGTCAGAAGCCGCTTTGGCCGAGCCTTTGTCGGTGGGCTTGCACGCTATCCAGCGCGCAGGCAGTGTGCTCGGCAAACAGGTGCTGGTCACCGGTTGCGGCCCGATTGGCTCGCTGCTCATTGGCGCTTTGCGCCGAGCCGGTGCGGCGCGTATTGTGGCCGCCGACATCGCCGACTTGCCGCTCAAGTGCGCCAAGGAAATGGGCGCAGACGAAACCATCAACCTCAAGACCCAACCCCAAGCGCTCGACGCCTACAAGGTCGACAAAGGCCAGTTTGATGTGGTGTTCGAAGCTTCGGGCAGCGAAGCCGCTTTGCGCGTGGGCCTGGACACCATCGTGCCGCGTGGCGTGCTCATCACCGTGGGCATGGGCGGCGACATCAGCCTGCCCATGACGCAGATCGTGGCCAAAGAAGTGGACCTGCGCGGCACCTTCCGCTTCCACGCCGAGTTCGCCACCGCCGTGCGCTTTTTGAACGAAGGCTTGGTCAACGGCAAACCCGTCATCACCCGTGTCTTGCCCCTGGACCGAGCCATCGAAGCCTTTGACCTGGCCGCCGACAAGAGCCAGTCGCTCAAGGTACAGATTTCTTTCCAAAACGCCTGA
- a CDS encoding SDR family oxidoreductase, whose protein sequence is MSKIALVTGASSGIGKACALALLQEGWQVVLVGRRADALAAAVAEAGPNAANGHAIPTDLSKEPEVQALFEQIRSRLGRLDLVFNNAGISLPYTLPGDLSGDEWRRAVDINLNGAFYTLSHAFKLMQEQSPQGGRIINNGSISAHVPRPGSIAYTATKHAISGLTRAASLDGRPYSIAVGQIDIGNVASDMTLRMAQGVHQADLSIKAEPRMDMSAVVETFLTMARLPLSANILFTTVMATNMPFVGRG, encoded by the coding sequence ATGTCCAAAATCGCCCTCGTCACCGGTGCCAGCTCTGGCATTGGCAAAGCTTGCGCCCTGGCTCTGCTCCAAGAAGGCTGGCAAGTTGTGTTGGTCGGCCGCCGCGCCGATGCCTTGGCAGCTGCCGTGGCCGAAGCCGGTCCCAACGCGGCCAACGGCCACGCCATCCCGACAGACTTGTCGAAAGAACCCGAAGTCCAAGCCCTGTTCGAGCAGATTCGCTCGCGCTTGGGTCGACTCGACTTGGTGTTCAACAACGCGGGCATTTCTCTGCCCTACACCTTGCCCGGCGACTTATCAGGCGACGAATGGCGCCGTGCGGTGGACATCAACCTCAACGGGGCGTTCTACACCTTGTCGCATGCCTTCAAGCTGATGCAAGAGCAAAGCCCACAGGGCGGTCGCATCATCAATAATGGCTCGATTTCAGCCCATGTACCGCGCCCCGGCTCGATTGCCTACACCGCCACCAAGCACGCCATCTCGGGCCTGACCCGCGCCGCGTCTTTGGACGGCCGCCCTTACAGCATCGCCGTGGGCCAAATCGACATCGGCAACGTGGCCTCCGACATGACACTCCGGATGGCGCAAGGCGTGCACCAAGCCGACCTGAGCATCAAGGCCGAGCCTCGCATGGACATGAGCGCTGTGGTCGAGACTTTCCTGACCATGGCCCGCCTGCCCTTGTCGGCCAATATTTTGTTCACCACCGTGATGGCGACCAACATGCCTTTTGTGGGCCGGGGATAA
- a CDS encoding FadR/GntR family transcriptional regulator, giving the protein MTHNFHKNSLDLLGHAILSGRYAVGASLPPEPVLCEELGVSRTVVREAIKSLVAKGLLSTGPKVGTRVMPDAHWNWFDPDVVAWQARCGLTPEFLKDLQELRRVVEPAAVRLAAERATPEDIAHIEAAYAGMKQAVEQGGDYVTHDLRFHEGLLQASHNRMLVQMSKALNALLRTSFEISTRIQDGTKNSLPLHRALLNAVIARNPNKAERAAMVLIEGARQDIEQVLTSRRKLPVVSGVATPIKSKIRPQQRVAKKAAKASA; this is encoded by the coding sequence ATGACCCACAATTTCCACAAAAATTCCCTCGATTTATTGGGCCATGCCATTTTGTCTGGCCGCTATGCGGTGGGCGCGAGCCTGCCGCCTGAGCCGGTTTTGTGTGAAGAGTTGGGTGTGAGCCGCACTGTGGTGCGAGAGGCCATCAAGTCCCTGGTGGCCAAGGGCCTGTTGTCCACAGGCCCCAAAGTGGGCACCCGTGTCATGCCCGATGCGCACTGGAACTGGTTTGACCCCGATGTGGTGGCCTGGCAGGCCCGCTGCGGCCTGACGCCCGAATTTTTGAAAGACTTGCAAGAGCTGCGCCGTGTGGTGGAGCCCGCTGCGGTCCGCTTGGCCGCTGAGCGGGCCACGCCTGAAGACATCGCCCACATCGAAGCCGCTTATGCGGGCATGAAGCAGGCTGTGGAGCAGGGGGGTGATTACGTCACACACGATTTGCGTTTTCACGAAGGTTTGCTGCAGGCCTCGCACAACCGCATGCTGGTGCAAATGAGCAAGGCGCTCAATGCCTTGCTGCGCACCAGCTTCGAGATTTCCACCCGCATCCAGGATGGCACCAAGAATTCCTTGCCCTTGCATCGGGCATTGCTCAACGCCGTCATCGCACGCAACCCCAACAAGGCCGAGCGGGCCGCCATGGTGTTGATTGAGGGGGCCCGTCAAGACATCGAACAGGTGCTGACTTCGCGACGCAAGCTGCCCGTGGTTTCGGGCGTGGCCACGCCCATCAAATCGAAAATCCGACCCCAACAACGAGTCGCCAAGAAAGCCGCCAAGGCCAGCGCCTGA
- the gndA gene encoding NADP-dependent phosphogluconate dehydrogenase has translation MQKMDIGLVGLGVMGENLALNLERNGFYVGGFDLDASKRERFDQRTQGLNAQSCASLEALVDRLQTPRCVWLMVPAGAAVDAVLTRLRPLLNAGDVVMDGGNTLYTDTQRRMQSLEGTGIHYVGAGVSGGEEGALHGPALMPGGASAAWPRLQPMLQAIAAKTDDGEPCCEWMGPGGSGHFVKMVHNGIEYADMQSICEAYWLMHNLLGMSPAQMSAVFHEWNQGELASYLMGITGDILAHTDPETGSALVDLILDTAEQKGTGKWASQIALDLGVTAPTIANAVFARTVSGLHAERALASKVLSGPAPRAAVQQDAVLGQIKNALLAAKICAYAQGFSLLKAADREHQWQLPMGTVAAVWRAGCIIRANLLQDIRASFERAPNLDNLLMDDHFAGVMRRSHQDLREVVAMGALHGVAVPSFMSSLSYYDAYRSARLPANLLQAQRDYFGAHTYQRIDRPGKFHTRWSD, from the coding sequence ATGCAGAAGATGGACATCGGCCTGGTGGGCCTGGGCGTGATGGGCGAAAACTTGGCGCTCAATCTGGAACGCAACGGTTTTTATGTCGGTGGTTTTGATCTGGACGCGTCCAAACGCGAGCGTTTTGACCAACGCACACAAGGGCTGAACGCACAGTCTTGCGCCTCACTCGAAGCATTGGTCGACCGCTTGCAAACACCCCGTTGCGTGTGGCTCATGGTGCCCGCCGGGGCGGCGGTCGATGCGGTGCTCACCCGGTTGCGCCCCTTGCTGAATGCGGGCGATGTGGTGATGGACGGGGGTAACACCCTCTACACCGACACCCAGCGCCGCATGCAATCTCTTGAAGGCACAGGCATTCACTATGTGGGCGCTGGCGTCAGTGGCGGTGAAGAAGGCGCTTTGCATGGCCCAGCCCTGATGCCTGGTGGTGCCTCAGCCGCCTGGCCGCGCCTGCAGCCCATGCTGCAAGCGATTGCCGCCAAAACCGATGACGGTGAGCCCTGCTGTGAATGGATGGGCCCGGGCGGCTCGGGCCACTTCGTGAAGATGGTGCACAACGGCATTGAGTATGCTGACATGCAAAGCATCTGCGAAGCCTATTGGTTGATGCACAACTTGCTGGGCATGAGCCCGGCCCAGATGAGTGCGGTGTTCCACGAATGGAACCAAGGGGAATTGGCCAGCTACCTGATGGGCATCACGGGCGACATCCTGGCGCACACCGACCCTGAAACGGGCAGTGCTTTGGTGGACCTGATTTTGGACACGGCCGAACAAAAAGGGACGGGCAAATGGGCGAGCCAGATTGCCCTCGATCTGGGGGTCACTGCCCCCACCATTGCCAATGCCGTATTTGCACGCACCGTGAGTGGTCTGCACGCCGAACGGGCCCTGGCCTCCAAGGTGTTGTCTGGGCCTGCGCCTCGTGCAGCTGTCCAGCAAGATGCCGTTTTGGGTCAAATCAAAAATGCGCTGTTGGCAGCCAAAATTTGCGCCTATGCCCAAGGTTTCAGTCTCCTGAAAGCGGCCGACCGGGAACACCAATGGCAATTGCCCATGGGCACGGTGGCCGCTGTCTGGCGTGCGGGTTGCATCATCCGGGCGAATCTGTTGCAGGACATTCGTGCCAGCTTTGAGCGCGCTCCCAATCTGGACAACCTCTTAATGGATGATCACTTTGCCGGGGTGATGCGCCGCAGCCATCAAGACCTGCGTGAAGTGGTGGCCATGGGGGCACTGCACGGCGTGGCCGTCCCCTCGTTCATGAGTTCGCTGAGTTACTACGACGCCTACCGCTCAGCCCGTTTGCCCGCCAACTTGCTGCAGGCCCAGCGAGACTATTTTGGGGCACACACCTACCAGCGGATTGACCGTCCCGGCAAGTTTCACACGCGCTGGAGCGATTGA
- a CDS encoding IlvD/Edd family dehydratase has product MSKPSGTPPRKKPEDLRSQQWFGRQDRDGFAYRSWVKGKGVPHDQFDGRPVIGICNTFSELTPCNSHFRTLAEQVKIGVYEAGGFPLEFPVMSLGETLLRPTAMLYRNLASMDVEESIRGNPIDGVVLLMGCDKTTPSLLMGASSVGLPTIGVSGGPMLNGKWRGQELGSGTGVWSMSEQVRAGTLKLTDFFEAESCMHRSHGHCMTMGTASTMASMVEALGIGLPGNAAYPAVDGRRNVLARDAGRRIVEMVHTDQTISQVLTREAFENAIRTLAAIGGSTNAVIHLIAIAGRLGLKLTVDDFERLGSELPCLLNLQPSGEHLMEDFCYAGGLPVVMKEIEHLLHKDIVTVSGKTVSENIANAVNYDPRVIKTFEAPFKEKAGIAILRGNLAPRGAVIKPSAATPALMVHTGRAVVFEDSHDFHKRIDDESLDVDENCILVLKNCGPKGYPGMAEVGNMPLPPKVLRKGITDMVRISDARMSGTAYGTVVLHTTPEAAAGGPLAVVQNGDMIELNVPERKLQLLISDEELARRLALWEKPAPAMNSGYWKLYIDHVLQADEGADMDFLVGQRGSAVPKDNH; this is encoded by the coding sequence ATGAGCAAACCGTCTGGCACCCCTCCCCGCAAAAAGCCCGAAGACCTGCGCAGCCAACAATGGTTTGGCCGCCAGGACCGCGATGGCTTTGCTTACCGCAGCTGGGTCAAGGGCAAAGGCGTACCGCACGACCAGTTTGACGGCCGCCCGGTCATTGGCATTTGCAACACCTTCAGCGAACTCACGCCCTGCAACTCGCACTTCCGGACCCTGGCCGAGCAGGTCAAGATCGGTGTCTACGAGGCCGGTGGCTTTCCGCTTGAATTTCCGGTCATGTCACTGGGCGAAACACTGCTGCGCCCTACCGCCATGCTGTACCGCAACCTGGCGTCCATGGACGTGGAAGAGAGCATTCGCGGCAACCCGATCGACGGCGTGGTGCTGCTCATGGGCTGCGACAAAACCACGCCATCCTTGCTGATGGGCGCCTCCAGCGTGGGCCTGCCCACCATTGGCGTGTCGGGCGGGCCCATGCTGAACGGCAAATGGCGCGGACAAGAACTGGGCTCAGGCACAGGGGTGTGGAGCATGAGCGAACAGGTGCGTGCGGGCACCCTCAAGCTGACCGACTTTTTTGAAGCGGAGAGCTGCATGCACCGCAGCCATGGCCACTGCATGACCATGGGCACGGCCAGCACCATGGCCAGCATGGTCGAAGCCCTGGGCATCGGTCTGCCGGGCAACGCGGCCTATCCCGCTGTCGACGGGCGCCGCAACGTGCTGGCCCGCGACGCCGGACGGCGCATTGTCGAGATGGTGCACACCGACCAGACCATCAGCCAAGTGCTGACCCGCGAAGCCTTTGAAAACGCGATCCGCACGCTGGCCGCCATTGGCGGCTCCACCAACGCGGTGATCCACCTGATCGCCATCGCCGGTCGTTTGGGCCTCAAACTCACGGTGGATGACTTCGAGCGCCTGGGCAGCGAACTGCCATGCCTCTTGAATTTGCAACCCTCTGGCGAGCACCTGATGGAAGACTTCTGCTACGCCGGTGGCCTGCCGGTGGTGATGAAGGAAATCGAACACCTGCTGCACAAGGACATCGTCACGGTGAGCGGCAAGACCGTGAGCGAGAACATCGCCAATGCCGTGAACTACGACCCGCGTGTGATCAAGACCTTTGAAGCCCCCTTCAAAGAAAAAGCCGGCATCGCCATCTTGCGCGGCAACCTGGCCCCGCGCGGCGCGGTCATCAAGCCCAGCGCCGCCACGCCTGCACTGATGGTGCACACCGGCCGCGCTGTGGTGTTTGAAGACAGCCACGACTTCCACAAACGCATCGACGACGAGAGCCTGGATGTGGATGAAAACTGCATTTTGGTTTTGAAGAACTGCGGCCCCAAGGGCTACCCTGGCATGGCCGAAGTGGGCAATATGCCCTTGCCGCCCAAAGTGCTGCGCAAAGGCATCACCGACATGGTGCGCATCTCGGATGCCCGCATGAGCGGCACAGCCTACGGCACGGTGGTGCTGCACACCACGCCCGAAGCGGCCGCAGGTGGCCCACTGGCTGTGGTGCAAAACGGCGACATGATCGAGCTCAACGTGCCCGAGCGCAAACTGCAACTGCTCATCAGCGACGAAGAACTGGCCCGACGCTTGGCACTGTGGGAAAAGCCTGCGCCGGCCATGAACTCGGGCTACTGGAAGCTCTATATTGACCATGTGCTGCAAGCCGACGAAGGCGCAGACATGGACTTTTTGGTCGGCCAACGCGGCTCGGCCGTGCCCAAAGACAACCATTGA
- a CDS encoding TRAP transporter small permease: protein MQTTINAFFKLLEFLVVACLVAMVIMVFGNVVLRYGFNSGISISDEMSRYCFIWLTYLGAMVAMREKGHLGVDTLVRRLPLGGKKLCFFLSEVMMLGCNVLFFWGTWKMHDLQVTNISVVVGISMIWIYGIGYVTAAVMGIMNLHKLTLLLTGRLAESDLVMVVESEDQAVLADLTPEVRGRS, encoded by the coding sequence ATGCAAACCACCATCAACGCTTTTTTCAAACTGCTGGAGTTTCTGGTCGTCGCTTGCCTGGTGGCCATGGTCATCATGGTCTTTGGCAACGTGGTGCTGCGCTATGGCTTCAACTCGGGCATTTCGATCTCAGACGAGATGTCGCGCTACTGCTTCATCTGGTTGACTTATCTTGGCGCCATGGTGGCCATGCGTGAAAAGGGCCACTTGGGCGTGGACACGCTGGTGCGGCGCCTGCCCCTTGGCGGTAAAAAACTGTGCTTTTTCTTGAGTGAAGTGATGATGCTCGGCTGCAACGTGCTGTTTTTCTGGGGGACCTGGAAGATGCACGATCTGCAGGTGACCAACATTTCGGTGGTGGTGGGTATTTCCATGATCTGGATCTATGGCATCGGCTACGTCACGGCCGCGGTCATGGGCATCATGAACCTGCACAAATTGACTCTTTTGTTGACAGGCCGTTTGGCCGAGTCGGATCTGGTGATGGTGGTCGAGTCGGAAGACCAGGCGGTGCTTGCCGACTTGACGCCTGAAGTTCGGGGGCGTTCATGA
- a CDS encoding SDR family oxidoreductase — translation MNVLDTFQLKGRSALITGSSAGIGLALAEALAQAGAHVILNGRTASKVEAAALALQAQGLSIGTAVFDVTDADSVRAAVEQIESERPIDILVNNAGMQIRGPLHEYQDADWHTLMKTNLDSVYYVGQAVAKKMIPRGRGNIINICSVQSELGRPGIAPYTATKGAVKMLTKGMAIDWGQFGINVNGIGPGYFKTELNQKLVDDPSFSSWLIGRTPSRRWGDVQDLGGAAVFLASDASRFVNGHILYVDGGVTATL, via the coding sequence ATGAACGTTCTCGACACTTTCCAACTCAAGGGCCGCAGCGCCTTGATCACCGGCTCGTCAGCAGGCATCGGCCTGGCTTTGGCCGAGGCCCTGGCCCAAGCAGGGGCCCATGTCATTTTGAATGGCCGCACGGCCAGCAAGGTAGAGGCTGCAGCTCTTGCCCTGCAAGCCCAAGGCCTGTCCATCGGCACGGCGGTGTTTGACGTGACCGACGCCGACAGCGTGCGTGCGGCGGTGGAACAGATCGAGTCTGAAAGGCCGATTGACATCCTGGTCAATAACGCGGGCATGCAAATTCGCGGTCCCCTGCACGAGTACCAGGATGCCGACTGGCACACCCTCATGAAGACCAACCTGGACAGCGTGTACTACGTAGGTCAGGCCGTGGCCAAAAAGATGATTCCGCGTGGTCGCGGCAACATCATCAACATCTGCTCGGTCCAAAGCGAGTTGGGCCGCCCCGGCATCGCGCCCTACACCGCCACCAAAGGCGCAGTGAAAATGTTGACCAAGGGCATGGCCATTGACTGGGGCCAGTTTGGCATCAACGTCAACGGCATTGGCCCGGGCTACTTCAAAACCGAACTGAACCAGAAGCTGGTCGATGACCCGAGCTTCAGCAGCTGGCTGATCGGCCGCACCCCCAGCCGCCGCTGGGGCGATGTGCAAGACCTGGGCGGCGCGGCCGTCTTTTTGGCCTCGGACGCTTCACGCTTTGTGAACGGCCATATTTTGTATGTGGACGGCGGCGTGACCGCCACCCTTTGA
- a CDS encoding mandelate racemase/muconate lactonizing enzyme family protein: MKITQLETIRLGEFPNIIWVRLHTDEGLVGLGETFMGAQAVEAYLHEWVAPKLVGQDPLAIESRQRDITGYLGWRGSGVETRGNSAVDIALWDIFGKAAGMPVYTALGGKSRDEIRVYNTCAGYQYIRSNVNQTSSNWGLGNNAGPYEDLQGFLHRADEVAESLLSEGITGMKIWPFDVAAEKSHGQYISPQDLNTALEPFRKIRHAVGDKMDIMVEFHSLWRLPMAQKISRALQEFDTFWHEDAIRMDSLDLLKQYAVDCKALICASETLSYKWGFKDYLQTGVAGVAMLDLSWCGGLTEARKIAAMADAWQLPVAPHDCTGPVVWAASTHLSLHAPNALIQESVRAFYSGWYKELVTELPQVKNGMISLNDKPGLGLELLPDLHKRADAVVRISH, encoded by the coding sequence ATGAAAATCACGCAACTCGAAACCATCCGACTGGGTGAATTTCCCAACATCATCTGGGTGCGTCTGCACACCGACGAGGGCTTGGTCGGTCTGGGCGAAACCTTCATGGGGGCGCAAGCGGTCGAGGCGTATTTGCACGAGTGGGTTGCACCCAAACTGGTGGGCCAAGACCCTCTGGCCATCGAGTCACGCCAGCGCGACATCACCGGTTACTTGGGCTGGCGTGGGTCTGGCGTGGAAACACGCGGCAACTCGGCGGTGGACATTGCGCTGTGGGACATCTTTGGTAAGGCTGCGGGCATGCCCGTGTACACGGCTTTGGGCGGCAAGAGCCGCGACGAGATCCGTGTCTACAACACCTGTGCGGGCTACCAATACATCCGCAGCAACGTCAACCAGACCAGCAGCAACTGGGGCTTGGGCAACAACGCCGGGCCCTACGAAGATCTGCAAGGCTTTTTGCACCGTGCCGACGAGGTGGCCGAGTCGCTTTTGAGCGAGGGCATTACCGGCATGAAAATTTGGCCCTTTGATGTGGCGGCCGAAAAGTCGCATGGCCAGTACATCAGCCCGCAAGACCTGAACACGGCTCTTGAGCCCTTCCGCAAGATCCGCCATGCGGTGGGCGACAAGATGGACATCATGGTGGAATTTCACAGCCTTTGGCGTTTGCCCATGGCGCAAAAGATCTCACGCGCTTTGCAGGAGTTCGACACCTTCTGGCACGAAGACGCGATCCGCATGGACAGCCTGGACCTGCTCAAGCAGTACGCGGTGGACTGCAAAGCGCTGATTTGCGCGAGCGAAACGCTCAGCTACAAATGGGGCTTCAAGGATTACTTGCAAACCGGTGTGGCCGGAGTGGCCATGCTCGACTTGAGCTGGTGCGGGGGACTGACCGAGGCCCGCAAAATCGCCGCCATGGCCGATGCCTGGCAGTTGCCTGTGGCGCCGCACGACTGCACGGGACCCGTGGTGTGGGCCGCTTCCACCCATTTGTCTTTGCACGCCCCCAACGCCCTGATCCAGGAAAGCGTGCGCGCCTTCTACAGTGGTTGGTACAAAGAGTTGGTGACCGAATTGCCGCAAGTGAAAAACGGCATGATCAGCCTGAACGATAAGCCTGGCTTGGGTTTGGAGCTGCTCCCCGATTTGCACAAACGGGCCGATGCGGTGGTTCGCATCAGCCACTGA
- a CDS encoding TRAP transporter large permease subunit, which yields MTIAVFVLSLLGAMALGMPIAYALLVCGLSLMAYMASNGMINAFDSQILAQRFVDGADNFPLLAVPFFLLAGEFMNAGGLSRRIVNLAMAWVGHFRGGLGYVAVMAAVIMASLSGSAVADTAALAALLIPMMKRAGYNVGRSAGLIASGGIIAPVIPPSIGFIIFGVAANVSITKLFLAGIVPGILMGLAIGLTWWWLAKRENVQPAPRMNLADKLKATREGILALGLPVFIIGGMKFGVFTPTEAAVVAAVYSFVVGAFVYRELQWSKLYSLILAAGKTTSVIMFLVAAAMVSAWLITVANIPAEVARMMEPLMGNKTLLMVVLMLLVVVVGTALDFTPTVLILTPVLMPLVIKAGIDPVYFGVLFIMNNAIGLITPPVGTVLNVVCGVAKINMDTAFKGVLPFLWAQLGVLALLIAFPSIVIEPMKWMLR from the coding sequence ATGACCATCGCCGTCTTTGTATTGAGTTTGCTCGGGGCTATGGCCTTGGGCATGCCGATTGCCTATGCCTTGCTGGTCTGCGGCCTGAGCCTGATGGCTTACATGGCCAGCAACGGCATGATCAACGCCTTCGACAGCCAGATTCTGGCCCAGCGCTTTGTGGATGGCGCGGACAACTTTCCCTTGCTCGCGGTGCCGTTCTTTTTGTTGGCGGGGGAGTTCATGAACGCGGGGGGCTTGAGCCGACGCATCGTGAACCTGGCCATGGCCTGGGTCGGCCATTTCAGGGGCGGTCTGGGCTATGTGGCTGTCATGGCGGCCGTCATCATGGCCTCGCTGTCGGGCTCGGCGGTGGCCGACACGGCGGCGCTCGCGGCCTTGCTGATTCCCATGATGAAGCGGGCCGGTTACAACGTGGGCCGCTCGGCCGGATTGATCGCCTCAGGCGGCATCATCGCGCCGGTGATTCCGCCCTCCATTGGCTTCATCATCTTCGGGGTGGCGGCCAATGTGTCCATCACCAAATTGTTTTTGGCGGGCATCGTGCCGGGCATTTTGATGGGACTGGCCATTGGCTTGACCTGGTGGTGGCTGGCCAAGCGCGAGAACGTACAGCCGGCCCCCCGCATGAATTTGGCCGACAAGCTCAAAGCCACGCGTGAGGGCATCTTGGCGCTGGGCTTGCCTGTTTTCATCATTGGCGGCATGAAGTTTGGCGTGTTCACCCCGACCGAGGCGGCGGTGGTGGCTGCGGTCTACAGCTTTGTAGTGGGTGCGTTTGTGTACCGCGAATTGCAATGGTCCAAGCTCTACAGCCTGATCCTGGCAGCCGGCAAGACCACCTCGGTGATCATGTTTTTGGTGGCTGCGGCCATGGTCAGCGCCTGGCTCATCACCGTGGCCAACATACCGGCCGAGGTGGCCCGCATGATGGAGCCGCTGATGGGCAACAAGACCTTGCTCATGGTCGTGCTCATGCTTTTGGTGGTGGTGGTGGGCACCGCGCTCGATTTCACGCCCACGGTGTTGATTTTGACGCCGGTGCTCATGCCCTTGGTCATCAAGGCGGGCATCGACCCGGTTTACTTTGGCGTTCTGTTCATCATGAACAACGCGATCGGTTTGATTACGCCCCCCGTAGGTACCGTGCTCAACGTGGTGTGCGGCGTGGCCAAGATCAACATGGACACCGCTTTCAAAGGGGTCTTGCCTTTCTTGTGGGCGCAGTTGGGCGTGCTGGCCTTGTTGATTGCTTTCCCTTCCATCGTCATCGAGCCGATGAAATGGATGCTGAGATGA